CGGTCCCGGGCATTGGCCAAGGGCAGGATGGCATGGTTGTAGGCCTGGGCGATGGCATTGCCGTTGCCCAAGGCCGCCAGGCTCTGGGTGTCGGCTTCCAGGAGCCTGGCATAGGTCTCCGGCGCCTGGGCTTCGAGCCAACTGACCAGAGTGGGCCCGAAGTTGAAGCTCAAGTTGCGATAATTGTTGACTATATCTAGAATGCGCGCCTGGCCGTCGTAGATGCGGGCGGTGCTGTTGGGGCGATAGCACTCATTGGTGATGCGGGCATTCCAGTCGTGATAGGGGGAGGCGCTGGGCTCCACCTCGATCTGCTCGATCCAGGGATTTTCCCGGGGCGGCTGATAAAAATGGCCGTGGATGGTCACGTATCCCCGGGGTAAGGTCTTTGCCGCTGAGCCGTCCATAGCTGCTCCCTGGGAGGGGGTTCCCCCCGAAATAGTTTCGCTGCCGCGGCCGGGAGGCCAAAAAGTTGATGACGGCAAGATAAGGGAATTGAGTCATAATAATGCGGGCGGGGAAACGAGTCAATCTCGGCGATGGGTTGGCGGGATAAAATGCCCCGAACCGTGCTTTTCTGTCTTGGAATCACGCAACATGGTTGACAAGCTCTTAAAAGTCGGTAAAATTGAATGGTTCAAGTTCAGATCTTGTGGAGGCTACCGTGTACGCCATTATTCAAACCGGCGGTAAACAATACCGCGTCGCTCCCGGCGATGTGCTCCGGGTGGAGTTCCTTCCGGGTGAGCGCGGCGATGAAGTGGTTCTGGACCAGGTCTTGCTGGTCACCGACGGGGACAATGTCCAGGTCGGCCAGCCCCTGGTGCCCAACGCCACCGTGCGCACCCAGATCATGCAGCAAGGCAAAGGCAAAAAGATCGTGGTCTATAAAAAGAAGCGCCGGAAGAATTATCGCCGCAAGCAGGGACACCGGCAGTTATACACCGCCTTGCA
This sequence is a window from Desulfobaccales bacterium. Protein-coding genes within it:
- the rplU gene encoding 50S ribosomal protein L21, whose protein sequence is MEATVYAIIQTGGKQYRVAPGDVLRVEFLPGERGDEVVLDQVLLVTDGDNVQVGQPLVPNATVRTQIMQQGKGKKIVVYKKKRRKNYRRKQGHRQLYTALQIGEINL